From the genome of Danio rerio strain Tuebingen ecotype United States chromosome 2, GRCz12tu, whole genome shotgun sequence, one region includes:
- the wu:fj49a02 gene encoding myomegalin isoform X13 produces MREFEQHLNDLKKENFSLKLRIYFLEERIQLQFEESSDHIYRTNIELKVEVESLKQELQEKQQELETALATAESLTNHNEADVQRRSRERQMEIQHTQQLDTHTQQEAQLVRDRAECVVSVSESPSLHPSVTMETGGDPCTQPYADTDADRLERLRVALGCQERVVLQLTEERTHLRQRLVQMEAELQHLSTCLLQKERDAQFYQEELERERIHVQQEMQSLVEQQYEDAAGQCVSEQQVETLQTQITHSQNSNQELQQKLCELESELLSIRQTSQEQENTIQTLTHTLSTKDTQTQELYNVIEGQNKTLCKLRESQRLQPTQAPADAPDPVLQGSAVSCDLEETRCALTLTQRRLQDLQRERERLQTELQNTLQHRESAHTHTQDLRQAVEQLRSELQVKVCELRDREVQAQTHIADRDRTIAQLQQSLSRKDKQLQEYSELLNPSSDSSGVVDRDTLLQTLRRRIRERDRALESSIDERFRCVEQQEAEVRRLQLVLREKDRDLERLSSVLQSNNHTLTGLDAVLRSKDLELQGALEACRRLEFLKQQSEEKHTLAVRERDGIIKRLQTALHTHTTHTEELQVAGGQGSAGLLLKLSEAERLLQEVMSERSRQLQEHQRQISDLLEALSCRDQELQAYGERMGRLISERSDQLQDLRSLLNTHQQQLNTAHRERDTHTAQLKEKDTLIQELLQVQRHTLIPTAAADGVCMSSSTDLEIQTVRDELQLSLRKHRETERELSDLRALLPAGHHDTVSFNQQLVSQQQKLNEVLRAEEDLQQSHSDSSSHHSGVQEECVLRARGTLLMLEPDDTGESSSDEDDGDGDDEDLGSSSEEFSDSIEDEEKLTQKVEVGQPGYEMLLSQNAEEIQCDEEQRRGVELCGAMVQKDEALSHTRSADEECMASAAHEEGSVRCRGSEKAEADQQTCHEPQRDYCTFREEEYEEDEDDEDEGEEAAEIRAPPGKRGPPCVKLRESRRKRRCTRPHSLDLGALLSHTPAARGQGVEMEREVEGDSGSSSTGGGGAIGFWQHVEVGLREQAERLRGDLAVSRQENRELQERLMVSEATVHAQAEQIKDYRELLTESAVQQDSKQVQVDLQDLGYETSGRSENEAEREDTSSPEFDDLEMCVTLSGSRRSVCRSDSEADDASSLKGLVQDLRAQLSRSHKVIRGLQLRVRSLSATSDYASSLERTPRKVNWMCVSARAGEGFECVCEPPLRRSREMQELLSRVELLETQIRRPKMEDKMEESCAPRPGKYNTLIQAQARELCHLRQVMREGGSLCHTLTQHLSDATKAFEQLLRANDIDYYTSQSFRQQLSQSSTLAHRVCSRISGRDGPEQQDDKTGHELLALRLSKELQHKDDIIQSLHTQLQQRPDTPCSSHAHSETTDQSECTSFLSDERGSTNEDADLCSDVDASSECVEDERRPDRVFSTPHSLSGCQLTAHTQSRIQPIRGVDGSSCYQSGVDVIEEHLREIRSLRQRLEDSIRTNERLRQQLEARLTPAARDTVAPTNIFIQSPDAVSRLSTEVRTLKEEQLELQARLRASRDSCEEAEQLREAVLSGRVRLQQAELEAEQWKEELRRLQTHNSEQSQQIQQLRQDRHNNQEHNSRLQHKVSSLQQQLAESRSLLRSLQSELQLYERVCGVRTSSAAGLVCELQGPSGDWSELLLEVRALRAQLENSALRTHMQKQLEQCSEPRPSPTIPASPLYRRQLLHDPSPSPPVRDVGPFPSGPLYSPYSEMEESVLNTHDALEPHTELHGDAVDGCYANANGRHAVAHVQDYSALQQQLTEGRAAAQRVEETLRRVLGYTVLHTLLPDTHTLHTLLADTHTLQQVLDEAVSLLKMFWRAALPNTDGHTHLLQRELQALRLRVQEQEELLQGTVQRLRNTSRSKENMENYILSQLSRTRDVLKQARVNLEKNERRISSLSSSSSSLCHGKVFPGGSAGSSAWSRMTSACPVITMETAVLQQPARKRVRACLPLDSTH; encoded by the exons GGCGACAGCAGAGAGTCTGACCAATCACAATGAAGCAGATGTGCAGAGGCGGAGCCGAGAGAGACAGATGGAGATACAGCACACACAGcagctggacacacacacacagcag GAGGCTCAGCTAGTGCGGGACAGGGCGGAGTGTGTGGTCAGTGTGTCCGAGTCTCCCTCCCTGCATCCCTCTGTCACCATGGAGACGGGCGGAGACCCCTGCACACAGCCGTATGCAGACACAGATGCAGACAG gctGGAGCGGCTGCGTGTGGCACTGGGCTGTCAGGAGCGGGTGGTGCTGCAGTTGACGGAGGAGCGCACACACCTGAGACAGCGGCTGGTGCAGATGGAGGCGGAGCTACAGCACCTGTCCACCTGTCTGCTGCAGAAGGAGAGAGACGCACAg TTTTATCAGGAGGAGCTGGAGCGCGAGAGGATCCACGTGCAGCAGGAGATGCAG agtcTGGTGGAACAGCAGTATGAGGACGCGGCAGGGCAGTGTGTGTCGGAGCAGCAGGTGGAGACGCTGCAGACGCAGATCACACACAGCCAGAACAGCAACCAG gagCTGCAGCAGAAGCTGTGTGAGCTGGAGTCAGAGCTGCTCTCCATCAGACAGACCTCACAGGAGCAGGAGAACACCATCCAGACGCTCACACACACCCTGAGCACTAAAGACACACAG actcAGGAGCTGTATAATGTGATTGAGGGGCAGAACAAAACACTGTGTAAACTCAGAGAGAGCCAGCGGCTGCAACCCACACag GCTCCAGCAGACGCTCCAGATCCGGTTCTGCAGGGTTCTGCAGTGAGCTGTGATCTGGAGGAGACTCGGTGCGCGCTCACACTGACCCAGAGACGACTGCAGGACCTGCAGCGAGAGCGAGAGCGGCTGCAGACCGAACTGCAGAACACACTGCAGCACAGagagagcgcacacacacacacacag GACCTGCGGCAGGCGGTGGAGCAGCTGCGCTCTGAGCTGCAGGTAAAGGTGTGTGAGCTGCGTGATCGGGAGGTGCAGGCGCAGACACACATTGCAGACAGAGACCGAACCATCGCGCAGCTGCAGCAGAGCTTGAGCCGCAAAGACAAACAACTGCAG gagtaCTCAGAGCTGCTGAATCCCTCATCTGACTCCAGTGGAGTGGTGGACAGAGACACACTCCTGCAGACACTGAGGAGACGCATCCGAGAGCGGGACAGAGCCCTGGAG AGCTCTATTGATGAGAGGTTCCGCTGTGTGGAGCAGCAGGAGGCTGAGGTGCGGCGGCTGCAGCTGGTGCTGCGAGAGAAAGACCGAGACCTGGAGAGACTGAGCAGCGTCCTGCAGAGCAACAACCACACCCTCACg GGTCTGGATGCAGTGCTGCGCAGTAAGGATCTGGAGCTGCAGGGGGCGCTGGAGGCCTGTCGGAGGCTGGAGTTTCTGAAGCAGCAGAGCGAGGAGAAACACACACTCGCTGTCCGAGAGCGAGACGGCATCATCAAGCGGCTGCAGAccgccctgcacacacacaccacacacactgaG gagctgCAGGTGGCGGGGGGGCAGGGCTCTGCTGGACTCCTGCTTAAGCTCTCGGAGGCGGAGCGTCTGCTGCAGGAAGTGATGTCAGAGCGCAGCCGGCAACTACAGGAACACCAGCGGCAGATCTCAGACCTGCTGGAGGCCCTGAGCTGCAGAGACCAGGAGCTGCAG GCGTATGGCGAGCGAATGGGCCGGCTGATCTCAGAGCGCTCAGATCAGCTGCAGGACCTGCGGAGTCTGCTGAACACACACCAGCAGCAGCTGAACACAgcgcacagagagagagacacacacaccgCACAGCTGAAGGAGAAGGACACACTCatacag GAGCTGCTGCAGGTTCAGAGACACACACTGATCCCTACAGCAGCAGCAGACG GTGTGTGTATGAGCAGCTCAACTGATCTGGAGATACAGACCGTCAGAGATGAGCTACAGCTGAGCCTCAGAAAACACAGAGAGActgag cgagAACTGTCAGACCTGCGCGCTTTACTGCCTGCTGGACATCATGACACTGTGAGCTTCAATCAGCAG CTGGTCTCGCAGCAGCAGAAGTTGAATGAAGTTCTGAGAGCAGAAGAGGATCTTCAACAGAGTCACTCAGACAG cagctCTCACCACAGCGGTGTGCAGGAGGAGTGTGTGTTGCGTGCGCGCGGGACGCTGCTGATGCTGGAGCCGGACGACACTGGAG AGTCCAgcagtgatgaagatgatggagaTGGAGATGATGAAGATCTGGGCAGCAGCAGTGAAGAATTCAGCGACAGCATCGAGGACGAGGAGAAGCTAACACAG aagGTGGAGGTGGGTCAGCCTGGGTATGAGATGCTGCTGTCCCAGAATGCAGAGGAGATACAGTGTGATGAAGAGCAGAGGAGAGGAGTCGAGCTGTGTGGAGCGATGGTGCAGAAGGATGAGGCGCTCTCTCAcaccag GAGCGCTGATGAAGAGTGTATGGCGTCAGCAGCACATGAGGAGGGGTCTGTGCGCTGCAGAGGGTCCGAGAAGGCTGAAGCAGACCAGCAGACCTGCCATGAGCCTCAGAGAGATTACTGTACGTTCAGAGAGGAGGAGTATGAGGAGGAcgaggatgatgaggatgaaggAGAGGAAGCAGCAGAGATCCGGGCTCCACCAGGCAAGCGCGGCCCTCCGTGTGTGAAGCTGCGGGAGTCTCGGAGGAAGAGGAGGTGCACCAGGCCTCATTCCCTGGACCTGGGAGCCCTGCtgtcacacacacctgcagcccGCGGCCAG GGTGTAGAGATGGAGCGTGAGGTGGAGGGAGACAGTGGCAGCTCCAGCACTGGAGGAGGCGGAGCCATTGGCTTCTGGCAGCATGTGGAGGTGGGGCTCCGGGAGCAGGCGGAGCGTCTCCGTGGTGACCTCGCTGTGAGTCGTCAGGAGAATCGGGAGCTGCAGGAGAGACTGATGGTGTCAGAGGCGACGGTTCACGCACAGGCCGAACAGATCAAAGACTACAGAGAGCTGCTga CGGAGAGTGCGGTTCAGCAGGACAGTAAGCAGGTGCAGGTGGACCTTCAGGATCTGGGATACGAGACAAGCGGCCGCAGTGAGAATGAAGCCGAGAGAGAGGACACCAGCAGCCCCg AGTTTGATGATCTGGAGATGTGTGTGACGCTGTCGGGGAGCAGACGCAGTGTGTGTCGCAGTGACAGTGAAGCAGACGACGCGTCCTCACTGAAGGGTTTGGTGCAGGACCTGCGTGCGCAGCTCTCTCGCAGCCACAAGGTGATCCGCGGCCTGCAGCTGCGCGTGCGCTCACTCTCCGCCACCTCCGACTACGCCTCCAGCCTGGAGCGCACGCCGCGCAAG GTGAACTGGATGTGTGTTTCTGCGCGCGCGGGCGAgggttttgagtgtgtgtgtgagccgcCACTGAGACGCAGCCGAGAGATGCAGGAGCTGTTGAGCCGCGTGGAGCTGCTGGAGACGCAGATCAGGAGACCCAAGATGGAGGACAAGATGGAGGAGAGCTGTGCCCCGCGGCCcgg GAAGTACAACACACTGATCCAGGCGCAGGCGCGGGAGCTGTGTCACCTGCGGCAGGTGATGCGGGAGGGCGGCAGCCTctgtcacacactcacacaacacCTGAGCGACGCCACCAAAGCCTTCGAGCAGCTGCTGCGCGCAAACGACATCGACTACTACACCAGCCAGAGCTTCCGGCAGCAGCTATCCCAGAGTTCCACACTCGCACACAGAGTCTGCAGCCGGATCAGCGGcc GTGATGGACCTGAACAGCAGGACGATAAAACAGGCCACGAGCTGCTGGCGCtcag gctGAGTAAAGAGCTTCAGCACAAAGACGACATCATCCAGTCCCTCCACACACAGTTACAGCAGCGCCCGGACACGCCCTGCAGCAGCCACGCCCATTCTGAGACCACCGACCAATCAGAATGTACCTCGTTCCTGTCTGACGAGAGAGGCTCCACCAATGAGGATGCAGATCTGTGCTCTGACGTCGACGCCTCCAGTGAGTGTGTGGAGGACGAAAGGAGACCAGACagag TGTTCAGCACGCCACACTCTCTGTCCGGCTGTCAGCtgaccgcacacacacagagcaggattcagccaatcagaggcgTTGATGGATCGTCATGCTAtcagtcag GTGTTGATGTGATCGAGGAGCACCTGAGAGAGATTCGGTCTCTACGGCAACGGCTGGAGGATTCCATCAGGACCAATGAGAGGCTGAGACAGCAGCTGGAGGCGCGGCTAACCCCTGCGGCCAGAGacacgg TGGCTCCAACCAACATCTTTATCCAGAGTCCTGATGCTGTGAGTCGCCTGAGCACTGAAGTCAGAACACTGAAGGAGGAACAGCTGGAGCTGCAGGCCAGACTACGAGCCAgcagag ACAGCTGTGAGGAGGCGGAGCAGCTTCGGGAGGCGGTGCTTTCTGGGCGTGTCCGTCTGCAGCAGGCGGAGCTAGAGGCGGAGCAATGGAAGGAGGAGCTGAGGAGGCTGCAGACGCACAACTCTGAGCAGAGCCAACAAATACAACAACTGCGGCAGGACAGACACAACAACCAGGAGCACAAcagcag gctgcAGCACAAGGTCTCCTCCCTCCAGCAGCAGTTAGCAGAGAGCCGGTCACTGCTGCGCTCCCTACAGAGTGAACTGCAGCTGTACGAGCGAGTGTGTGGCGTCAGGACAAGCAGCGCTGCAG ggcTGGTGTGTGAGCTGCAGGGCCCATCGGGGGACTGGTCTGAGCTGCTGCTGGAGGTTCGGGCTCTAAGGGCTCAGCTGGAGAACTCTGCTCTgcgcacacacatgcagaaaCAGCTGGAGCAGTGCAGCGAGCCGCGTCCGTCGCCCACCATCCCTGCCAGCCCACTGTACCGGCGCCAGCTGCTGCACG ACCCGTCTCCTTCTCCTCCTGTCAGAGATGTGGGTCCGTTTCCCAGCGGGCCGCTGTACTCACCGTACTCCGAGATGGAGGAGAGCGTGCTGAACActcacg ACGCGCTGGAGCCGCACACAGAGCTGCATGGAGATGCGGTAGACGGATGCTACGCTAACGCTAACGGCAGACACGCGGTCGCACATGTGCAGGACTACAGCGCACTGCAGCAGCAGCTGACGGAGGGGCGAGCGGCGGCACAGCGGGTGGAGGAGACACTGCGGagg GTGCTGGGCTACACTGTGCTGCACACACTCCtgccggacacacacacactgcacacactcctggcggacacacacacactgcagcaggTTCTGGATGAGGCTGTTTCTCTGCTGAAGATGTTCTGGCGCGCGGCTCTGCCCAACACTGAcggacacacacacctgctgcagAGG GAGCTGCAGGCGCTGCGGCTGCGGGTGCAGGAACAGGAGGAGCTGCTGCAGGGAACCGTCCAGCGTCTGCGCAACACCAGCCGGAGCAAAGAGAACATGGAGAACTACATCCTGAGCCAgc TGTCGCGGACGCGAGACGTGCTGAAACAGGCCCGGGTCAATCTGGAG AAGAACGAGCGCAGGATTTCCTCTCTaagctcctcctcttcctcccttTGCCATG GTAAAGTCTTCCCCGGTGGCTCCGCAGGTTCTTCTGCTTGGTCTCGCATGACCTCTGCGTGCCCTGTGATCACCATGGAAACAGCTGTTTTGCAGCAGCCTGCCAGAAAGCGTGTGAGGGCGTGTCTTCCGCTCGACTCCACCCACTAG